A genomic region of Pseudoalteromonas piscicida contains the following coding sequences:
- a CDS encoding OB-fold-containig protein translates to MEFLNTAFTFPTVIFSTLLLIVLLFWLIALLGFADIDILEGDVDIETEGASSGSFWEVAFGGVPVSISLSLIIALGWIVSIYVQQFFAYLLGNGIFYYLMGTVFMLVSLIAALPLTAVIVRPLRRFFESQETTSKQALVGLECVIATSRVSNTFGQARVYIQGTEQLIEVRSDEDNTFTLGDSALLIEHDTLTHSYTIVAKPW, encoded by the coding sequence ATGGAATTTTTAAATACTGCATTTACGTTTCCCACTGTTATTTTTTCAACACTACTACTGATAGTGTTGTTGTTCTGGCTAATTGCTTTACTCGGTTTTGCTGATATCGATATCTTAGAAGGCGATGTTGATATTGAAACCGAAGGCGCAAGCTCTGGTTCTTTTTGGGAAGTCGCTTTTGGCGGCGTCCCTGTGAGTATTTCATTGAGTTTAATCATCGCGCTGGGCTGGATTGTCAGTATTTATGTACAACAGTTTTTTGCTTACCTACTAGGCAATGGCATTTTCTACTACCTGATGGGCACGGTATTTATGCTTGTTAGCCTCATTGCTGCATTACCACTAACCGCCGTCATTGTAAGACCATTACGACGCTTTTTCGAAAGCCAAGAAACCACATCAAAGCAAGCGCTGGTTGGGCTCGAATGCGTTATTGCAACATCGAGAGTTAGCAACACGTTCGGTCAAGCCAGAGTATATATTCAAGGAACAGAGCAACTCATCGAAGTGCGCTCGGATGAAGATAACACTTTCACACTAGGAGACAGTGCCTTACTTATCGAACATGACACCCTTACACATAGCTACACGATTGTGGCTAAACCTTGGTAA
- the serA gene encoding phosphoglycerate dehydrogenase, whose protein sequence is MSKVSLSKDKIRILLLEGVHQSAVETLKRNGYSNIDYVKTSLPEPELIERIKDAHFVGIRSRTHLTEAVLEQAEKLVAIGCFCIGTNQVDLDAAKKRGIAVFNAPFSNTRSVAELVLGEILLLLRRVPERNAKAHRGEWDKSADGSYEARGKTLGIIGYGHIGTQLGIMAENIGMNVEFYDIEDKLTLGNATQLHTLTQLLQRADVVSLHVPETSQTKNLIGMAEIEVMKQGAILINASRGTVVDIDALAEALAAKKLSGAAIDVFPVEPKSNHEEFVSPLREFDNVLLTPHVGGSTQEAQENIGVEVAGKLAKYSDNGSTVTAVNFPEVSLPELSNRSRLLHVHVNRPGVLTQINQAFAQHGINIAAQYLQTDESIGYVVIDVDSDHSEVALKELSAVEGTIRARILH, encoded by the coding sequence ATGAGCAAGGTTTCGTTATCAAAGGATAAAATTCGAATTTTGTTGTTAGAAGGCGTGCATCAAAGCGCTGTTGAGACGCTAAAGCGCAACGGTTATAGCAACATAGACTACGTTAAAACATCCTTACCGGAGCCTGAGCTGATCGAGCGGATCAAAGATGCTCACTTTGTCGGGATCCGCTCACGTACCCACCTTACAGAAGCAGTTTTAGAACAGGCTGAAAAGCTGGTCGCGATTGGCTGTTTCTGCATCGGCACCAACCAAGTGGATTTGGATGCTGCTAAAAAACGCGGTATCGCCGTATTCAACGCACCATTTTCTAACACCCGCTCTGTGGCTGAACTCGTCTTAGGTGAAATTCTCTTGTTATTGCGCCGTGTTCCTGAGCGTAACGCAAAGGCGCATCGCGGTGAGTGGGATAAATCTGCCGATGGTTCATACGAAGCCCGTGGTAAAACGCTGGGTATTATTGGTTATGGTCACATTGGCACCCAGCTTGGCATTATGGCTGAGAATATCGGGATGAACGTCGAGTTTTATGACATCGAAGATAAGCTCACGCTCGGCAACGCAACGCAGTTACACACGCTAACGCAACTGCTACAAAGAGCGGACGTGGTCAGTTTGCATGTACCAGAGACATCACAGACCAAAAACCTTATCGGCATGGCTGAAATTGAAGTGATGAAACAAGGCGCAATCCTAATTAACGCATCACGTGGAACGGTTGTTGATATCGACGCCTTAGCTGAAGCTTTAGCCGCGAAGAAACTTTCTGGCGCTGCTATCGATGTATTCCCCGTTGAACCAAAATCTAATCATGAAGAGTTTGTCTCACCACTACGCGAGTTTGACAATGTACTGCTAACCCCACACGTTGGTGGTTCTACCCAAGAAGCACAAGAAAACATTGGTGTGGAAGTCGCGGGTAAGTTGGCGAAATATTCAGATAATGGTTCAACAGTCACGGCAGTTAACTTCCCCGAGGTTTCTCTACCTGAATTATCAAACCGAAGCCGTTTATTACACGTACACGTAAACCGCCCAGGCGTACTAACGCAAATCAACCAAGCGTTCGCTCAGCACGGTATCAATATTGCGGCGCAATACCTACAAACGGATGAATCTATTGGTTACGTGGTTATCGACGTCGATAGCGACCACTCTGAAGTGGCGTTGAAAGAGTTAAGTGCAGTTGAAGGAACTATCAGAGCACGTATTCTTCACTAA
- a CDS encoding S10 family peptidase: MKKLLPLLLVSCALLSAPSIAEEHNRAIEIDHKITTEHRAEIKGERINYTATTGTQPVWNENGDAVATLHYTYYKRTKIKDMSKRPLLISFNGGPGSASVWMHIAYTGPRVLKIDDEGYPLQPYGLKDNPYSVLDVADIVYVNPVNTGYSRVLKNAEGKYPSKAEQTKMFFGVNADVKYLAEWLNTFIHRNERMLSPKYLIGESYGTTRVSGLAHAMQNNQWLYLNGVVLVSPTEIGIKREGPVEVANRLPYYAAAAWYHKALSSELQNKDLLEVLAEVEQYTVDQYLPALAKGAFISAQEKQSVTQAVAKYSGLSERFVAQNNLDIPTAAFWKELLRDRGYTLGRLDSRYLGIDKRDAGSRPDYWPELTSWLHSFTPAINHYFATELNYKTDVKYNMFGSVYPWDNSDNNVGEQLRLAMAQNPYLNVMIQSGYYDGATNYFDAKYNMWQLDPSGKMRDRLSFKGYRSGHMMYLRHEDLQKSNEDLREFILKTTPKADQSALY; the protein is encoded by the coding sequence ATGAAAAAACTACTACCACTATTGCTCGTGAGTTGTGCCCTGCTCTCAGCGCCAAGCATAGCTGAAGAGCACAACCGCGCAATTGAGATAGATCATAAAATAACAACTGAGCATAGAGCCGAAATAAAAGGTGAACGTATTAACTACACCGCAACAACAGGCACGCAGCCGGTGTGGAATGAAAACGGCGATGCAGTTGCAACGTTGCATTACACCTACTACAAACGCACAAAAATTAAAGATATGAGCAAACGTCCGCTGCTGATCTCATTTAACGGTGGTCCGGGCTCTGCTTCCGTGTGGATGCACATTGCCTATACTGGCCCAAGAGTATTAAAAATTGATGACGAAGGATATCCACTGCAACCTTACGGTTTGAAAGATAACCCATATTCGGTGCTAGATGTTGCCGATATTGTTTATGTAAACCCAGTCAACACAGGTTATTCTCGCGTACTCAAAAATGCTGAAGGTAAATATCCGAGTAAAGCCGAACAAACAAAGATGTTTTTTGGCGTCAACGCGGACGTGAAGTACTTAGCCGAATGGCTCAATACATTTATTCATCGCAATGAGCGTATGCTTTCCCCTAAGTACCTGATTGGTGAGAGCTACGGCACGACTCGAGTGTCAGGTCTTGCGCACGCGATGCAAAACAATCAGTGGCTTTATCTCAATGGCGTGGTGTTGGTATCTCCTACAGAAATCGGCATTAAACGAGAAGGTCCGGTTGAAGTGGCAAACCGTTTACCGTATTACGCTGCTGCCGCTTGGTATCACAAGGCGTTATCTTCTGAATTACAGAATAAAGATTTGCTCGAAGTGCTTGCAGAGGTTGAACAATATACGGTTGATCAGTATCTTCCCGCACTCGCCAAAGGCGCATTTATCAGCGCCCAAGAAAAACAAAGTGTGACACAGGCCGTTGCTAAATATAGTGGCTTAAGCGAACGCTTTGTAGCTCAAAACAACCTAGATATTCCTACTGCAGCATTTTGGAAAGAACTGTTGCGTGACCGTGGCTATACACTTGGTCGGTTGGACTCACGCTATCTTGGTATTGATAAAAGAGACGCCGGTTCTCGCCCTGATTATTGGCCTGAGCTGACCTCTTGGTTGCACTCATTTACGCCAGCGATTAATCATTACTTCGCTACAGAACTCAACTATAAAACCGATGTAAAATATAATATGTTTGGTTCAGTTTACCCTTGGGATAACAGCGATAATAATGTCGGTGAGCAATTACGATTAGCAATGGCACAAAACCCTTACCTAAACGTGATGATCCAATCTGGCTATTACGATGGCGCAACGAATTACTTTGATGCCAAATACAATATGTGGCAACTCGATCCGAGCGGAAAAATGCGTGATCGCTTAAGCTTTAAAGGTTACCGCTCCGGGCACATGATGTATCTGCGTCATGAAGATTTACAAAAGTCGAACGAAGATCTCCGCGAGTTTATCTTAAAAACAACCCCCAAAGCGGATCAGTCTGCGCTTTACTAA
- the argR gene encoding transcriptional regulator ArgR has product MQPQEKQEALIKAFKAILKEENFGSQGEIVDALKQQGFDNVSQSKVSRMLSKFGAVRTRNAKQEMVYCLPAEMSVPTAKSPLRQLVVDIMHNEMMIIIRTSPGAAQLIARLLDSLGTADGVLGTIAGDDTIFIAPAKVSEIDVTLDKVKTLFDNV; this is encoded by the coding sequence ATGCAGCCGCAAGAAAAACAAGAAGCACTGATCAAAGCATTTAAAGCCATTTTAAAAGAAGAAAACTTTGGCTCTCAAGGTGAAATTGTTGATGCTCTAAAACAACAAGGATTTGACAACGTCAGTCAGAGCAAAGTGTCGCGCATGCTGAGCAAGTTTGGTGCTGTGCGTACACGTAATGCCAAACAAGAAATGGTTTACTGCTTACCCGCCGAAATGAGCGTACCAACAGCAAAAAGTCCTTTACGTCAGTTAGTCGTTGATATTATGCACAACGAAATGATGATTATTATTCGAACCAGTCCTGGTGCTGCACAGTTAATTGCGAGGCTACTTGACTCATTAGGCACCGCAGACGGCGTATTAGGTACCATCGCTGGCGATGACACGATTTTTATTGCCCCTGCCAAAGTATCTGAAATCGACGTTACTTTAGATAAAGTAAAAACTCTGTTCGATAACGTTTAG
- the mdh gene encoding malate dehydrogenase — protein sequence MKVAVLGAAGGIGQALSLLLKNGLPAGSELALYDVAPVVPGVAVDLSHIPTAVKVAGYGKDDLDPALAGADVVLIPAGMPRKPGMDRADLFNVNAGIIKTLAEGIVRSCPKALVGIITNPVNGTVPIVAEVFKKAGTYDPARVFGVTTLDVIRAETFIAELKGLDVAEVKIPVIGGHSGTTILPLLSQVEGVEFTDEEVAALTTRIQNAGTEVVEAKAGGGSATLSMGAAAARFCFSLVKGLQGEEVLEYAYVEGNTGDATFFAQPVILGKNGVEKLLPYGELSAFEQKAKDDMLATLEKDIKEGVDFMA from the coding sequence ATGAAAGTTGCTGTATTAGGTGCCGCTGGCGGTATCGGTCAAGCTCTATCTTTATTGCTTAAAAATGGTCTTCCAGCTGGCTCTGAGTTAGCGCTTTATGACGTTGCACCTGTTGTACCTGGTGTTGCAGTTGACTTATCTCACATCCCAACTGCGGTAAAAGTAGCGGGTTATGGTAAAGACGACCTAGACCCAGCTCTTGCTGGTGCTGACGTAGTGCTTATCCCTGCTGGTATGCCTCGTAAGCCTGGTATGGACCGTGCTGACCTATTCAACGTTAACGCAGGTATCATCAAGACACTTGCTGAAGGTATCGTTAGAAGCTGCCCTAAAGCACTTGTTGGTATCATCACAAACCCAGTAAATGGCACGGTACCAATCGTTGCTGAAGTGTTCAAAAAAGCAGGCACTTATGATCCAGCTCGCGTATTCGGTGTAACAACGCTTGACGTTATCCGCGCTGAAACTTTCATCGCAGAGCTTAAAGGTCTAGACGTTGCTGAAGTTAAGATCCCAGTAATTGGTGGTCACTCTGGTACTACAATTCTACCTCTACTTTCTCAAGTTGAAGGTGTTGAGTTCACTGACGAAGAAGTCGCTGCACTAACGACTCGTATCCAAAACGCGGGTACTGAAGTGGTTGAAGCTAAAGCGGGTGGCGGTTCAGCTACGCTTTCAATGGGTGCAGCAGCAGCACGTTTCTGCTTCTCACTAGTGAAAGGCCTACAAGGTGAAGAAGTACTTGAGTACGCATACGTTGAAGGTAACACAGGCGATGCAACATTCTTTGCACAGCCAGTTATCCTTGGTAAAAACGGTGTAGAGAAGTTACTACCTTACGGTGAGCTAAGCGCGTTTGAGCAAAAAGCAAAAGACGACATGCTAGCGACACTTGAAAAAGACATCAAAGAAGGTGTTGATTTCATGGCGTAA
- a CDS encoding GGDEF domain-containing response regulator, whose product MQRILIVEDSKVVQQVLRHLAAQHLDVEIDFAWSLKESKDFLAQHQYTLALVDLTLPDAMDAEVVQLTLSHKIPTVVLTSKIDEYSRQQMLEMGVVDYVIKDNRDSYLYAVKLASRLLRNQGCKALIADDSVISRAVMKQMLEKQLFTVLEAQDGEQALEMLLSDHEIKLLLTDFAMPTMDGFELVKSVRNSRGRDELAIIGLSGAGSHGLSAKFIKYGANDFLAKPFMSEEFHCRIMQTMEQLNLIAEIKEYAHRDYLTGLYNRRYFCQQAERLIKNKPSQHILALLDLDHFKSINDQYGHESGDDVLKQVADLLRSAFGHYIVARIGGEEFALLIPSSDMKMAKHMLEDFRERLAQQAFKIPEGKHYCTISIGLAACQSKSLSEVMRKADKALYKAKDKQRNCVIAH is encoded by the coding sequence ATGCAAAGAATTTTAATTGTTGAAGACAGTAAAGTCGTACAACAGGTATTGCGACACCTTGCTGCTCAGCATCTAGATGTCGAAATCGATTTTGCTTGGTCCCTCAAGGAAAGTAAGGACTTCTTAGCACAGCACCAATATACATTGGCGCTGGTAGATTTAACGCTGCCCGATGCGATGGACGCAGAGGTCGTGCAGCTTACGCTCAGCCACAAAATTCCCACTGTGGTGCTGACCTCAAAAATAGATGAATATAGCCGCCAGCAAATGCTTGAAATGGGCGTGGTGGATTATGTGATTAAAGACAACCGTGATTCATACCTATACGCGGTCAAGTTAGCATCTAGACTGTTGAGAAACCAAGGTTGCAAGGCGCTGATCGCCGATGATTCTGTGATCAGTCGAGCAGTAATGAAGCAGATGCTTGAAAAGCAATTATTTACAGTGCTTGAGGCGCAAGATGGCGAACAGGCATTGGAGATGTTGCTATCTGACCATGAAATTAAGCTACTGCTGACAGACTTTGCGATGCCGACGATGGATGGCTTTGAGTTGGTGAAATCCGTTCGTAATAGTCGCGGACGAGATGAGTTGGCGATTATTGGTCTGTCTGGCGCTGGAAGTCATGGCTTGTCAGCAAAGTTTATCAAATACGGTGCCAATGACTTTTTGGCAAAACCTTTTATGAGTGAAGAGTTTCATTGCCGCATCATGCAGACGATGGAGCAGCTCAATTTGATTGCAGAAATCAAAGAATATGCGCATCGAGACTATTTAACAGGACTTTATAATCGCCGTTATTTCTGTCAGCAGGCAGAGCGTTTAATCAAAAACAAACCGAGCCAGCATATATTGGCATTGTTAGACCTCGATCATTTTAAATCTATTAACGACCAATATGGTCATGAAAGCGGTGATGATGTACTTAAACAAGTTGCTGATTTACTGCGTAGTGCATTTGGTCACTACATTGTCGCACGTATTGGTGGGGAAGAGTTTGCTTTGCTTATTCCAAGCTCAGATATGAAGATGGCAAAGCACATGCTAGAAGACTTTAGAGAGCGCCTTGCACAGCAAGCATTTAAAATTCCTGAAGGTAAGCATTATTGCACCATCAGTATTGGCCTCGCGGCTTGCCAATCAAAGAGTTTAAGCGAAGTAATGCGCAAAGCTGATAAAGCGCTCTATAAAGCGAAGGACAAACAACGAAATTGCGTTATCGCGCATTAG
- the rpiA gene encoding ribose-5-phosphate isomerase RpiA: protein MTQDEMKKAAAWAALNYVEENTIVGVGTGSTVNHFIDALGSIKDQIKGAVSSSEASTEKLKALGIEVFELNDVSELAVYVDGADEINSTNEMIKGGGAALTREKIVAAVAKKFVCIVDNTKHVETLGAFPLPVEVIPMARSYVARELLKLGGDPVYRQGVITDNGNVILDVHGLEISAAKALEEKINQIVGVVTNGLFAARGADVVITGTPEGPKIN from the coding sequence ATGACTCAAGATGAAATGAAAAAAGCCGCGGCATGGGCAGCTTTGAACTATGTAGAAGAAAACACCATTGTTGGGGTTGGTACAGGCTCAACGGTAAACCACTTTATTGATGCGCTTGGCAGTATCAAGGATCAAATCAAAGGGGCAGTATCAAGCTCTGAAGCTTCAACAGAGAAGCTAAAAGCACTTGGTATTGAAGTTTTCGAGCTAAACGATGTGTCAGAGCTTGCGGTATATGTTGATGGCGCAGATGAAATCAACAGCACCAACGAAATGATAAAAGGTGGTGGCGCAGCACTGACGCGCGAGAAAATCGTTGCAGCTGTTGCCAAGAAATTTGTTTGTATCGTTGATAATACAAAGCATGTTGAGACGCTAGGCGCATTTCCACTACCTGTTGAAGTGATCCCAATGGCGCGTAGTTACGTGGCAAGAGAGTTACTAAAATTAGGTGGCGATCCAGTTTACCGTCAAGGCGTTATCACTGATAACGGCAATGTCATTCTTGATGTGCATGGCCTAGAAATTAGCGCAGCAAAAGCGCTTGAAGAAAAAATTAACCAGATTGTTGGCGTCGTGACTAATGGCTTATTTGCCGCGCGTGGCGCTGACGTTGTAATAACAGGCACTCCAGAAGGGCCTAAAATCAACTAG
- a CDS encoding 5-formyltetrahydrofolate cyclo-ligase, whose protein sequence is MSKTNNNINKSQVTRAYLRKMIRNARNSLSAEQQKTAAAHLNINFFQQIKLPKNANVGVYIQNDGELDTSLLIQSLWDKKHQVFLPIIHPFNHANLLFQKYEKNSPMKANRYAILEPKLDCSAVAPLASLDFLLMPLVAFDEQGNRLGMGGGYYDRTLALHYAEQRAKPALVGLAHDCQQVPSLPTAAWDVPLPTILTPTQLYTWPKNNLAGK, encoded by the coding sequence ATGAGTAAAACTAATAACAACATAAATAAATCTCAAGTTACTCGTGCTTATTTGAGAAAAATGATTAGAAACGCAAGAAACTCGCTATCAGCAGAGCAACAGAAGACAGCCGCGGCACACCTTAACATTAATTTTTTTCAACAAATAAAACTTCCTAAAAATGCCAATGTTGGGGTCTATATTCAAAACGATGGAGAACTAGATACATCCCTTTTAATTCAATCGCTTTGGGATAAAAAACACCAAGTTTTTCTACCCATAATCCACCCCTTTAATCATGCTAATTTGCTCTTCCAGAAGTATGAAAAAAACTCACCCATGAAGGCAAATCGCTATGCTATCTTGGAACCTAAGTTAGATTGTTCAGCAGTGGCACCGCTTGCATCATTGGATTTCCTTTTGATGCCTCTGGTTGCTTTTGATGAGCAAGGTAATCGCCTCGGTATGGGCGGTGGGTACTACGATAGAACATTGGCGTTACACTACGCTGAGCAGCGAGCTAAACCAGCACTTGTTGGTCTTGCTCATGATTGCCAGCAAGTTCCAAGCTTACCAACAGCAGCTTGGGATGTACCGCTCCCAACTATCCTCACTCCAACCCAACTATACACTTGGCCAAAAAATAATTTAGCAGGCAAATAG